A DNA window from Coleofasciculus sp. FACHB-T130 contains the following coding sequences:
- a CDS encoding protein kinase, which yields MVTLTLLDPSSTSPQQWNFQRASTIRIGRAPDNDVVLNDGMVSRHHLELRKVGNSSSSNGGTPSVQWLLVNQGTNGTFVNGILISQGMVSDDSLIQLARGGPVLKFQLSSTEEPATLSQKSGERARSIPIPQPAVSSEAACSHAGNPPGNLFCIHCGQPLVKIHRHIRQYQVLRTLGQGGMGTTYLAWDPERLRGEALVVLKEMNADMAQNSKARELFEREARTLKTLHHSGIPQYYDFFVEAGKKYLAMELIQGEDLEKRIYLKGPVHLKQAIEWMIQACDILGYIHSQDPPLIHRDIKPANLMVRFRDNQVVVLDFGAVKEIGTPPGTRIGAPDYSAPEQDRGQPVTQSDLYAIGPTLIFLLSGESPQKFYKRKGMGYRFNVEGMPTITPQLRIVIEKVTEPRPSDRYQSAWELSQALTACL from the coding sequence ATGGTTACGCTGACCCTTCTCGATCCATCGTCTACCTCTCCGCAGCAGTGGAACTTCCAAAGAGCATCCACGATTCGGATTGGTCGCGCCCCTGATAATGACGTAGTTCTGAATGATGGCATGGTTTCCAGGCACCATCTAGAACTTCGGAAAGTAGGCAACTCATCTAGTAGCAACGGAGGCACCCCATCCGTCCAATGGTTGTTGGTCAATCAAGGCACGAACGGCACCTTTGTCAATGGCATCCTGATTTCTCAGGGGATGGTATCAGATGATTCCCTCATTCAACTGGCGCGAGGAGGCCCGGTACTAAAATTTCAACTCAGTAGCACAGAAGAGCCAGCAACCCTCTCTCAGAAGTCTGGAGAAAGGGCACGCAGTATTCCAATCCCACAGCCAGCAGTCAGTTCTGAAGCAGCTTGTTCTCACGCCGGAAATCCGCCGGGGAATTTGTTCTGCATCCACTGCGGGCAACCTCTAGTAAAGATACATCGCCACATCCGTCAGTATCAGGTGTTGCGGACGCTAGGACAAGGAGGAATGGGCACCACTTACCTTGCCTGGGACCCTGAACGTTTGCGCGGGGAGGCTCTCGTGGTGTTAAAGGAAATGAATGCCGATATGGCACAAAATTCTAAAGCCAGAGAACTCTTTGAACGAGAAGCTCGTACCCTCAAGACACTGCATCATTCAGGGATTCCGCAGTATTATGACTTTTTTGTAGAGGCTGGCAAGAAATACCTGGCAATGGAGCTGATCCAAGGCGAGGATTTAGAAAAGCGCATCTATCTAAAGGGGCCAGTACATCTTAAACAGGCGATTGAGTGGATGATTCAAGCCTGTGACATCTTGGGCTATATCCACAGTCAAGATCCGCCCCTCATTCACCGGGACATTAAACCGGCAAATTTGATGGTGCGCTTTCGGGACAATCAGGTGGTTGTTTTGGATTTCGGGGCAGTCAAAGAAATTGGCACGCCACCAGGCACACGCATTGGTGCCCCAGATTATAGCGCCCCAGAACAAGATCGGGGTCAGCCAGTGACACAATCAGATTTATATGCAATCGGGCCGACCCTAATTTTTCTATTAAGTGGTGAAAGCCCCCAAAAGTTTTATAAACGAAAGGGGATGGGTTACAGATTCAATGTCGAAGGGATGCCGACAATTACACCCCAACTGCGGATAGTGATAGAGAAAGTGACAGAACCCCGACCGAGCGATCGCTATCAATCAGCATGGGAACTTTCCCAAGCTTTAACCGCCTGCCTTTAA
- a CDS encoding DUF4327 family protein: protein MTQQVIHPMVKMQRQMHSLVTSNIIKPTDKLWKIALLYGDEWSYWKKELLEFGFTMQDPVSELLAVEAWEDED from the coding sequence ATGACTCAGCAAGTAATTCACCCAATGGTGAAAATGCAGCGTCAAATGCATTCACTTGTAACATCGAATATTATCAAGCCCACAGATAAACTCTGGAAAATCGCTCTCCTCTATGGAGATGAGTGGTCTTACTGGAAAAAAGAACTGTTGGAATTTGGATTTACCATGCAAGATCCAGTCAGCGAATTGCTGGCGGTTGAAGCTTGGGAAGACGAGGATTAA
- a CDS encoding lipid kinase, with the protein MSQRALLLVNPNARRGQDARRQAVEQLQQLGFELVEEKSENPKQFSELIRKHCQQVDLVIIGGGDGSVNAAVEGLLDTDLPLAILPLGTANNLARTLNIPQSLPEACQIIASGQIQRIDLGWVNGQYFFNIASLGLSAEVNRRVSKRLKRHWGVFAYIATAVQVISTVRPFWVDIHWEGQSIEVKTLQITVGNGRYYGSGLVIADDATIDDQRLDLHSLEIQHWWETLPLVFAALRGKSAIGRGVRTIQGKDIELYTRKPYPINTDGERTTETPARFRVIPQVLSVFVPSSSKR; encoded by the coding sequence ATGAGTCAGCGGGCACTGCTGTTAGTGAATCCGAATGCTCGACGAGGTCAAGACGCCAGACGGCAAGCAGTTGAACAATTGCAACAACTGGGTTTTGAACTTGTAGAGGAAAAGAGTGAAAATCCCAAGCAGTTTTCTGAACTTATTCGGAAACACTGCCAACAGGTTGATTTGGTCATCATTGGGGGTGGAGATGGCAGTGTCAATGCAGCAGTCGAAGGATTGCTAGATACTGACTTACCTTTGGCAATTTTGCCTTTAGGCACCGCCAATAATCTGGCAAGAACCCTAAATATTCCCCAGTCGCTGCCAGAAGCTTGTCAAATCATTGCCAGTGGTCAAATTCAACGGATTGACTTGGGCTGGGTGAACGGACAATATTTTTTCAATATTGCCAGTCTGGGACTGAGTGCAGAAGTAAACCGCAGAGTCTCCAAAAGATTGAAGCGGCATTGGGGCGTTTTTGCTTATATTGCTACAGCAGTGCAAGTTATTTCGACTGTGCGACCGTTTTGGGTTGATATCCACTGGGAAGGTCAGTCTATCGAAGTAAAAACTTTGCAGATTACGGTGGGGAATGGTCGCTATTACGGCAGTGGCTTAGTGATTGCGGATGATGCCACCATTGATGACCAAAGGCTGGATCTGCATAGTTTGGAAATTCAGCATTGGTGGGAAACCCTGCCGTTGGTATTTGCTGCTTTGCGGGGAAAATCTGCGATAGGTAGGGGGGTGCGTACCATCCAGGGTAAAGACATTGAGTTATATACTCGAAAACCTTATCCAATTAATACCGATGGGGAAAGAACAACGGAGACGCCAGCCCGATTTCGGGTGATTCCGCAAGTTCTATCGGTTTTTGTGCCGTCATCTAGCAAAAGATAG
- a CDS encoding Uma2 family endonuclease, which produces MTLTAQQLDAMMPDASQLYSDEPEMESSLHYMQLLLLVTCLEWLWREREDFFIGANLTIYFSRQQLRNRDFRGPDFFLVKQTQKHPRNAWVVWEEDGKYPNLIIELLSTSTATTDRSLKKDLYQDRFRTPEYFWFSPDTLEFQGFRLMGNQYQEIAPNEKGWRWSEELGLYLGVEQGQLRYFTPEGDRVPTPEEAAQQAQVQAQQAQAQAQQAQSQLEQERQRAERLAERLRSLGIDPE; this is translated from the coding sequence ATGACTTTAACTGCCCAGCAACTAGATGCGATGATGCCTGATGCCAGTCAACTGTACAGTGATGAGCCAGAAATGGAAAGTTCTTTACACTATATGCAACTGCTGTTGCTTGTCACTTGTCTGGAATGGCTGTGGCGCGAAAGAGAGGATTTTTTTATCGGTGCCAATCTCACGATTTATTTTAGTCGGCAACAACTGAGAAATCGTGATTTTCGGGGTCCCGATTTCTTCTTAGTCAAGCAAACTCAAAAACATCCTCGCAATGCTTGGGTGGTGTGGGAAGAAGATGGCAAGTATCCCAATTTGATTATCGAGTTGCTATCAACTTCTACCGCCACGACAGACCGCAGTTTGAAGAAAGACTTGTATCAAGACCGCTTCCGCACGCCGGAATATTTCTGGTTTTCCCCAGATACGCTGGAATTTCAAGGTTTTCGATTGATGGGAAATCAATATCAGGAAATTGCCCCAAATGAAAAGGGCTGGCGTTGGAGTGAGGAGCTAGGCTTGTATCTGGGCGTAGAACAGGGACAGCTACGCTACTTTACTCCAGAAGGCGATCGCGTACCGACCCCAGAAGAAGCCGCTCAACAGGCTCAAGTGCAAGCTCAGCAAGCTCAAGCGCAAGCTCAACAGGCTCAATCCCAACTAGAACAAGAACGACAACGCGCCGAACGATTGGCTGAACGACTGCGATCGCTCGGTATCGATCCAGAGTAA
- the cimA gene encoding citramalate synthase gives MHSDQTNRIWIYDTTLRDGAQREGLSLSLEDKLRIARKLDKLGVPFIEGGWPGANPKDVQFFWQLKEEPLSFSEIVAFCSTRRPNTTAAEDPMLQPILAAGTRWVTIFGKSWDLQVTEGLKTSLEENLAMIGDTIEYLRSQGRRVIYDAEHWFDGYKHNREYALKTLETAIAAGAEWLVFCDTNGGTLPHEISQIVRDVASVIGINAQQSEAGSEIKTQDLPLLGIHTHNDSDTAVANALAAVMEGARMVQGTINGYGERCGNANLCSVIPNLQLKLGYDCIQDEQLLHLTAASRSISEVVNLAPDEHAPFVGRSAFAHKGGIHVSAVERNPLTYEHIQPEQVGNERRIVISDQAGLSNILAKARSFGIDLDKQDPACRQLLRRLKELENEGYQFEAAEASFDLLMREALGQRQQMFELKGFQVHCDIVRNANALATVKVAVNGKDILEAAEANGPVSALDAALRKALVNFYPEIAVFHLTDYKVRILDSGAGTSAKTRVLVESSNGHQRWATVGVSSNILEASYQAVVEGIEYGLLLQSSASRTTEVATTQL, from the coding sequence ATGCACTCAGATCAAACAAACCGAATTTGGATTTACGACACGACGTTACGCGATGGTGCCCAACGCGAAGGGCTATCTTTATCCCTCGAAGACAAGTTACGAATTGCCCGAAAGTTAGATAAGTTGGGCGTTCCATTCATTGAAGGGGGTTGGCCTGGAGCGAATCCTAAAGATGTACAATTTTTTTGGCAATTGAAGGAAGAACCACTCTCCTTCTCAGAAATTGTCGCCTTTTGTTCGACTCGCCGTCCCAACACAACGGCGGCAGAAGATCCGATGTTGCAGCCCATTCTGGCGGCGGGAACGCGCTGGGTAACGATTTTCGGCAAATCGTGGGATTTACAGGTTACAGAGGGTCTGAAGACCAGCTTAGAAGAAAATCTGGCGATGATTGGAGATACGATTGAATATCTCCGCAGTCAAGGGCGGCGAGTAATTTACGATGCCGAACACTGGTTTGATGGCTATAAGCACAATCGGGAGTATGCGCTCAAGACCTTAGAAACTGCGATCGCAGCCGGTGCAGAATGGCTCGTTTTCTGTGATACCAATGGCGGCACGCTTCCTCACGAAATTAGCCAAATTGTCCGGGATGTCGCCAGTGTAATCGGAATCAACGCTCAGCAGTCAGAAGCCGGCAGTGAGATCAAAACTCAAGACCTCCCGCTTCTCGGCATTCACACGCACAATGATTCTGATACAGCCGTGGCGAATGCTTTAGCAGCCGTCATGGAAGGAGCCAGAATGGTGCAAGGCACCATCAACGGCTACGGCGAACGCTGCGGTAATGCTAACCTTTGCTCTGTGATTCCCAATTTGCAACTCAAACTGGGATACGACTGTATTCAAGATGAACAACTGCTACACCTGACAGCCGCCAGTCGTTCCATCAGCGAAGTCGTCAATCTAGCTCCCGATGAACACGCACCCTTTGTGGGTCGTTCTGCGTTTGCTCACAAAGGCGGCATCCACGTTTCAGCGGTTGAGCGCAACCCGTTAACTTACGAACATATTCAGCCAGAACAAGTCGGCAACGAGCGTCGAATTGTGATTTCCGACCAAGCTGGATTAAGTAATATTTTGGCAAAGGCTCGCAGCTTTGGTATTGACTTAGATAAGCAAGATCCCGCCTGTCGCCAACTTTTACGCCGCCTCAAGGAACTGGAGAATGAAGGCTATCAGTTTGAAGCAGCAGAAGCAAGTTTCGATTTGCTGATGCGCGAGGCATTGGGGCAGCGACAGCAAATGTTTGAACTCAAAGGCTTTCAAGTCCACTGCGATATCGTCAGGAATGCAAACGCCCTTGCTACTGTGAAAGTCGCTGTCAATGGCAAAGATATTTTGGAAGCTGCGGAAGCAAATGGTCCCGTTTCGGCGTTGGATGCTGCATTACGCAAAGCTTTAGTCAATTTCTATCCAGAAATTGCTGTATTTCACTTGACCGACTACAAAGTGCGGATTCTCGACAGTGGCGCGGGGACTTCAGCCAAAACTCGTGTTCTCGTGGAATCTAGCAATGGTCATCAGCGCTGGGCAACTGTGGGGGTTTCTAGCAATATTCTGGAAGCTTCTTATCAGGCAGTCGTCGAGGGAATTGAGTACGGTTTGCTGTTGCAATCTTCAGCAAGTCGGACGACAGAAGTTGCAACGACACAATTGTAG
- a CDS encoding 2Fe-2S iron-sulfur cluster-binding protein yields the protein MPKVTAQGKTFECNTGANLRKVLLENGIDLYNGKAKIINCQGIGTCGTCAVAVEGNVSEANWKDKTRRSLPPHSPTANRRLACQTQVLGDVKVTKFDGFWGQGTQTLWTPQG from the coding sequence ATGCCAAAGGTAACAGCTCAAGGAAAAACGTTTGAGTGCAATACGGGAGCCAATCTGCGTAAAGTGCTACTAGAAAATGGCATCGACCTCTACAATGGCAAGGCAAAAATCATTAATTGCCAAGGCATTGGAACTTGTGGCACCTGTGCAGTGGCAGTAGAAGGAAACGTTTCCGAAGCCAACTGGAAAGACAAAACCAGGCGATCGCTTCCTCCTCATTCTCCCACGGCAAACCGTCGCTTAGCTTGTCAAACCCAGGTTTTAGGAGATGTCAAAGTAACCAAATTTGATGGATTTTGGGGACAAGGCACTCAAACGCTTTGGACGCCACAAGGATAA
- a CDS encoding ATP-binding cassette domain-containing protein has translation MNYEDTKGQKDLLRLERVSLAAPVGSQYLLKEISFEVFPGDRLCLIGPSGAGKTSLLRLLNRLLEPTAGTIYLENQDYRKLPVIPLRRQVMLVSQEPKLLGMTVRDALAYPLVLQGVTKQVIQQQLLKWIEQLHIPEDWLGRTEVQLSQGQRQLVGIVRALMIEPKILLLDEPTSALDAGRAAYVLQVLTQLCNEGKTTVVMVNHQLDLAQIFCNRVLYLQDGQLLEDVSGTQLDWANLRDRFIQAEAQAAQDWG, from the coding sequence TTGAACTACGAAGACACAAAAGGACAAAAAGATTTGCTGCGGCTGGAACGGGTAAGCCTTGCAGCGCCAGTCGGTTCGCAGTATTTATTGAAGGAAATTTCGTTTGAGGTATTTCCGGGCGATCGCTTGTGTTTAATTGGCCCTTCTGGTGCCGGGAAAACTTCGCTGTTGCGGCTATTGAACCGGCTATTAGAACCCACTGCTGGCACAATTTACCTGGAAAATCAAGATTATCGAAAGCTTCCGGTTATTCCGTTACGGCGGCAGGTAATGCTAGTTTCTCAAGAACCAAAACTTTTGGGAATGACTGTCAGAGATGCCTTAGCTTATCCTCTGGTTTTGCAAGGAGTCACAAAACAGGTAATTCAGCAACAATTGCTCAAATGGATCGAGCAACTGCACATTCCAGAAGATTGGTTAGGGCGGACGGAAGTGCAACTGTCGCAAGGACAGCGGCAATTAGTTGGAATTGTCCGTGCCCTGATGATTGAACCTAAAATTTTATTACTTGATGAGCCAACATCTGCTCTAGATGCGGGTCGTGCTGCTTACGTCCTGCAAGTATTGACACAACTGTGCAACGAGGGAAAAACGACAGTGGTGATGGTCAATCACCAGTTAGATTTAGCCCAAATTTTTTGCAATCGGGTTTTGTATTTGCAGGATGGGCAGTTGCTTGAGGATGTCTCAGGAACACAGCTAGACTGGGCTAATTTACGCGATCGCTTTATCCAAGCAGAAGCCCAAGCCGCTCAAGATTGGGGTTAA
- a CDS encoding biopolymer transporter ExbD yields MRLPDEPDIPVQINIVPMIDVIFAILTFFIMSTLFLTRSEGLSVNLPKAATGQAQKSTPVTVSIDEEGEIALNRQPIDLEELETGVRSLIPSEQETLVVLNADEGVNHGQVVAVMDQLRKVKGAKLAIATKK; encoded by the coding sequence ATGCGACTACCCGATGAGCCGGATATCCCAGTGCAGATTAACATCGTGCCGATGATCGATGTAATCTTCGCCATTTTGACCTTTTTCATCATGTCCACGCTGTTTTTGACCCGTTCAGAAGGACTATCGGTAAATTTGCCGAAAGCAGCGACCGGACAAGCTCAGAAATCGACACCCGTAACGGTGTCAATTGATGAAGAGGGAGAAATCGCACTGAACCGCCAGCCCATTGATTTAGAGGAACTGGAAACCGGAGTGCGATCGCTTATTCCATCTGAGCAAGAAACCCTCGTCGTGCTAAATGCTGATGAAGGAGTTAATCACGGTCAAGTCGTGGCGGTGATGGATCAGTTGCGTAAAGTTAAAGGTGCAAAATTAGCGATCGCTACGAAGAAATAA